The nucleotide window CATAACTAGTGGCTTCCCTATGTTTCCTAAAAGTTGCTAAATGCGGTTTTTCCCGCTATACTTGCCTTATTCGCCCACTTTCACAACTATCTCTTTACCTTTTCACTCACCAAACCAAAAGTCAAATGAAAAAACTCTTATTTATGGTCATCCTGCTGATGACTAGCCTGTTGCAGCAGGCCATCGCGCAGGATCGGACCATTTCGGGACGGGTCACTGACCAGGCCAACGGTCAGGGATTGCCCGGAGTTACCGTGCTGGTGAAAGGCACCACTATTGGTGCTTCCACAAACGCGGATGGTACGTACTCCCTGAGTGTACCAGCTTCGGCGACCACGCTTTCCTTTACTTCTATTGGCTATACGGCCACTGAGCGGCCAATCGGGGCCTCCTCGACCATCGACATCGGTCTGGCAACTGACACCAAACAGATTGGCGAAGTTGTGGTAACCGCACTGGGTGTCGAAAGAACTCGTAACTCGCTTCCTTACTCGGCTACGCAGGTAGAAGGGAACGACATAACGAAAGCTCGTAACCCCAACTTCATCAACTCGCTGTCGGGTAAAGTTGCTGGTGTTAACATCAAGCAGAACAATACCCTGGGTGGTTCGACGAACGTTGTTATCCGCGGCCAAAAGTCGCTGTATGGCAACAACCAAGCTTTGTTCGTAGTCGATGGAGTTCCGATTGCGAACACCAACACCAACAACTCGGACCAGACTTCGGGTCGTGGTGGTTATGACTACGGCAATACCGGTGCTGACGTCAACCCGGATGACATTGCTTCAGTAACCGTTCTTAAGGGTGCTGCTGCAACTGCTCTGTACGGTTCGCGGGCTTCGAACGGCGTAATCCTGATTACGACCAAGAAAGGCAAGCGTGGCCTGGGCGTTACGATCAACACAGGTGCTCAAATGGGCTTCGTTGATAAGAGCACGTTCGTTAAGTACCAGAAAGAGTACGGTGCTGGCTACGGTGCTTATTATGGCCCAAACGAAGACGAGTACTTCAACCAGCGTGACATGAACGGCGACGGTGTTCCAGACCTGGTTGTTCCTTTCACGGAAGATGCTTCCTACGGTGCTAAATTCGACCGTAACCTGCTGGTTCACCAGTGGAACTCACTCGACCCTACCTCGCCTACTTACCGTCAGGCTACTCCCTGGATTGCTGCCGAAAACGGCCCGGAGTACCTACTGAAGAACTCCGTTTCGTTGAACAACAACATCACCATCGATGGTGGCAACGAGACTGCGACCTTCAAACTGGGTTATACCAACACGAACGACAAAGGCATCCTGCCAAACAGCGAAATCAAGAAGAACATGGCCAACTTCGCGGCCTCGTTTAAATTGACGCCTAAGCTGACTACCAGCGCTGCTATCAACTTCACCAAGACTCAGGGCCTGGGCCGTTATGGTACGGGTTACGACTCTTGGAACCCGATGCAGCAGTTCCGTCAGTGGTTCCAGACCAACGTTGACATTAAAGAGCAGAAAGAGGCTTACTTCCGTAACAAGCAGAACATTACGTGGAACCCCCGCAGTGCTACGGATATTCGTCCTATCTACTCGGATAACCTGTACTGGATTCGTTACGAGAATGCCGAAAACGATGAACGCTACCGCTACTTCGGTAACATTGTAGCTACCTACAAAATCGCTGATTGGGTAGATGTAATGGGCCGCGTAACGCTGGACTCGTACGATGAGAAGCAGGAAGAGCGCAATGCTATTGGCAGCACCGGTGTTCCTTTCTACTCGCGCTACGACCGCACTTCCCGTGAATCCAACTACGATCTGATTGTCAATTTCAACAAGAACATTACGGAAGATTTCAGCTTCCGTGGCTTGGTAGGTGCTAACTACAGAAGACAGCAGGATGGCTCGAACTACTCTCTCACTTCCGGTGGCTTGGTAGTTCCGCGTCTGTATGCCTTGTCGAACTCGGTTAACCCCTTGAGCCCCCCAATTGAGACTGACCGTCGCTGGGGTGTGGATGGCTATTTCGCCAGCGGTACTTTTGGTTATAAGGAACTTGCTTTCCTTGACGTAACCGGTAGAAGAGACAAATCTTCGACGCTGCCAGAAGGCAAGAACGTGTACTATTATCCTTCTGTAGCTGGTAGCTTCGTCTTCTCGGAATTGCTGAAGGATGTATCGTGGCTGTCCTACGGTAAAGCCCGCCTCAACTATGCCGAAGTAGGCTCTGATGCCGCGCCATACTCGACCTTCAACAGCTACAACAAGCAGGGTACCGAAATCAACGTTCCCGTAGGTGGCTATGGCTCGGTTCCCCTGTTCTCGTTGCCTAACACGCAGAACAATGCTGAGCTGGTTCCCGAAAGAACCCGCAGCACTGAAGGAGGTGTTGAAATGGCCTTCCTCAACAGCCGCTTGGGCTTTGACGTAACGCTTTATCGTTCGAGCACCATCAATCAGATCATTCCCATTCTGGTGCCTACCACTACCGGCTTCAACAACAAGTTTGTAAACTCGGGTGAAGTAGAAAACAAGGGTATCGAATTGACGGCTTTTGTTACGCCGGTTAAAAACGACAACTTCAGCTGGACGGTAAATGCCAACTGGACTCGTAACCGCAATAAAATCCTGAGCCTGAAAGAAGGTACCGACAACCTTGTTATTGCTACCTATCAGGGTGGTGTTTCGTCGAACGCTACGATTGGCCAACCTTTCGGTACTATCCGTGGTGCTGGCTTCACGTACCTGAACGGAGAGAAACTGGTTGGTGAGAACGGCCTGTACGTTCCTTCCCCTGCCACGACTGTTATTGCCAACCCTAATGCTGACTGGACTGGCGGTATCTCGAACACCGTAGCTTACAAAGGCATCTCGTTGTATTTCCTGCTGGACGTTAAAAAAGGTGGTCAGCTCTTCAACTTGGACACCTACTATGGCTTCGGCACGGGTCTGTACCCAGAAACGGTTGGTCTCAACGATTTGGGCAACCCTTCGCGTCTGCCAATTGCTGAAGGTGGTGGTATCATCTTCGAAGGTGTGAAGGCCGACGGCTCGAAAAATGACATTCGCGTTGAAAACGGCGAAGGTGTATATGGCTACAACCAGCCTCAGGAAATGCACGTTTACGACGCTGGTTTTGTTAAACTCAGAGAAGCTTCGCTGACCTATTCGCTGCCAGCTCCGTTGGTAGCTAAGGTGGGAGGCATCAAAGGCGTTGACATTTCGCTGACTGGTCGTAACCTGTGGATCATCAAGAAGAACGTTCCCTACGCTGATCCAGAAGATAACTTGAGCAGCGGCAACTTGGGTCAGGGTTACATGTCTGGTAGCTATCCAACGACCAGAAACATTGGATTTAACCTGCGATTTTCATTTTAATTGAAAGTCGACCGACATCTTAACCGAAAGAGAACAATGAAAAAGGCCCTTCTATTCTGCATTCCGGCGGTATTGTTTGCCTCCTCGTGCAGCAAGCTGGAAGATTACGATAACATCAACCCGAAGGCTGCTACTACAGCTCCTGGGGTTTCCCTGGTCAGCAATGCTGAGCGGATGTTGTCGAATACAATCAACACTCCAGATTACAACATCAACCCTTTCCGTCTGTACGTTCAGTATTGGGCTGAAACGACTTACCCAGACGAAAGCCAGTACATCATTGCTACTCGTCAGATCAACCGCAACTTCTGGGACCCCTTGTACCGGGATGTGCTTAGCGACCTGAACGAAGGCAAGCGTATTATTGCTGCTGACAACCTTCTTAATGCCGATATTAAAGCTAATCAGATAGCCTGCATTGAGGTATTGGAAGTATATACGTGGTCGGTTCTGGTAAACACCTTCGGCGACGTTCCGTATTCGGCCGCGCTGAATTCTGAAAACCTGACTCCGAAGTACGACGATGACAAGGTTATTTATACCGACCTCATCAAGCGTCTGAATACGGCAATTACGTCGATGAAGTCAACCGCAACTGGTTTGGGTACTGCGGATCTTTACTACTCAGGGAGCATGGCGCGTTGGATGAAGTTTGCTAACTCGCTGAAGCTGCGTCTGGCTTTGACCATCGCTGATGACGATGCTGCTACATCCAAAACCCTGGCTCAAGAGGCAGCAGCTGACCTGTCGAAGCTTCTCTCTTCTAACGAGGATAACGCTAAGTTGAAGTACCTGTCGGCTGTGCCCAATACGAATCCTCTGTATGTGTCGCTGGTTCAGAGCGGCCGTGCTGACTTCGTAGGCGCTAACACGTTTATCGACAAGCTCAATGCATGGGGTGACCCACGCATCGACGAGTACTTCAAGCCTTTCACTGCAGCTACTCCTACTACGCCTGCAGTTTTCAAGGGTGGTACGTACGGAGCTCCTAACGTGTATGCCAACAACTCGGCACCAGGTGCTATTCTGGAAGATCCAACCTTTGCTGGCACCTTAATGAATTACGCCGAGGTTGAATTTATGCTGGCTGAAGCTCAGGAGCGTGGTTACACCATTGGTGGTACTGGTACCGCTGCAGACCACTACAATGCGGGGGTAACTGCCTCTGTCACGGAGTGGGGCGGTACTACAGCTGAGGCAACTGCTTATCTGAAGAACCCAACCGTTGCTTACGCTACTGCCAAGCCAAACGGAGGCACTGCTCCTGCTACCTGGCAGGAGAAGATTGGTTACCAGAAATGGGTAGCTCTCTACAATAACCCAGTAGAGGCTTGGAAAGAGTGGCGCCGTTTAGATTCGCCAAAACTGGAGAAGCCAGCCAAAGCCATTTCGGAAATTCCATTACGTCTCCCATACCCCACAACTGAGGCTAACCTTAATGGCGCCAACTACAATGCGGCCTCGGCTGCTATTGGTGGCGACGTTGTTACTAGCCGTATTTTCTGGGATAAGAAGTAATCTTCGGAAAATCTGTTTAAAGAAGGGCTGCCATCGATTGGCAGCCCTTCTTTTTTGTGCTAACCGCTTATAGATGCCCAACAAGATTTTACTTAGCAGAACAGCTGCTAACGAAGACCTCCCAGGCTACTGCGTAGTTATTCATTCATGCAATAAACTTGAACCCAGAAACAGGGTGGATGTATATTGCCAATGTTGAGTAAGAAATAATCCTTATTTTTAGGATTACGATTTCGCCCTAGTACACGCTTATTTGTTTCATTTTCATTTTACTCTTTCATGAAAAAACTCTTACTAATGAGTTTATTCTTGTCCTTAACCCTGATTGGAAGCGCTTGGGCGCAGAATCGGGTTATATCAGGACGAGTACTCGATGTCGCCACCAACGATGGCTTGCCTGGAGCCAGCGTATTGGTAAAAGGTACCAGCATTGGCACCGCTACTAATGCAGAAGGAAGTTACACCCTGTCGGTTCCTGCGGATGCGACTACTCTGGTTTTCAAGCAACTGGGCTACGGTTCGCAAGAGCGGGCCATAACCACTAGCAATACGATTGACGTTACGCTGGCGGTAAACACGGAGGAGCTAAACGAAGTAGTTGTAACGGCTCTGGGCATTTCGCGCGAAAAGCGGGCGTTGGGCTATGCAGTATCTGAGATTAAGGCCGACCAGTTGGTTCAGAAATCGGAGCCGGATGCTATTCGGGCCCTGGCAGGCAAGGTCACGGGTGTAAACGTGACCAGCGCCAGCAGCACCCCGGAGGCTCTACGCGCATCATCATTCGGGCAA belongs to Hymenobacter cellulosilyticus and includes:
- a CDS encoding carboxypeptidase-like regulatory domain-containing protein, whose translation is MKKLLLMSLFLSLTLIGSAWAQNRVISGRVLDVATNDGLPGASVLVKGTSIGTATNAEGSYTLSVPADATTLVFKQLGYGSQERAITTSNTIDVTLAVNTEELNEVVVTALGISREKRALGYAVSEIKADQLVQKSEPDAIRALAGKVTGVNVTSASSTPEALRASSFGQYFPDP
- a CDS encoding SusC/RagA family TonB-linked outer membrane protein, with translation MKKLLFMVILLMTSLLQQAIAQDRTISGRVTDQANGQGLPGVTVLVKGTTIGASTNADGTYSLSVPASATTLSFTSIGYTATERPIGASSTIDIGLATDTKQIGEVVVTALGVERTRNSLPYSATQVEGNDITKARNPNFINSLSGKVAGVNIKQNNTLGGSTNVVIRGQKSLYGNNQALFVVDGVPIANTNTNNSDQTSGRGGYDYGNTGADVNPDDIASVTVLKGAAATALYGSRASNGVILITTKKGKRGLGVTINTGAQMGFVDKSTFVKYQKEYGAGYGAYYGPNEDEYFNQRDMNGDGVPDLVVPFTEDASYGAKFDRNLLVHQWNSLDPTSPTYRQATPWIAAENGPEYLLKNSVSLNNNITIDGGNETATFKLGYTNTNDKGILPNSEIKKNMANFAASFKLTPKLTTSAAINFTKTQGLGRYGTGYDSWNPMQQFRQWFQTNVDIKEQKEAYFRNKQNITWNPRSATDIRPIYSDNLYWIRYENAENDERYRYFGNIVATYKIADWVDVMGRVTLDSYDEKQEERNAIGSTGVPFYSRYDRTSRESNYDLIVNFNKNITEDFSFRGLVGANYRRQQDGSNYSLTSGGLVVPRLYALSNSVNPLSPPIETDRRWGVDGYFASGTFGYKELAFLDVTGRRDKSSTLPEGKNVYYYPSVAGSFVFSELLKDVSWLSYGKARLNYAEVGSDAAPYSTFNSYNKQGTEINVPVGGYGSVPLFSLPNTQNNAELVPERTRSTEGGVEMAFLNSRLGFDVTLYRSSTINQIIPILVPTTTGFNNKFVNSGEVENKGIELTAFVTPVKNDNFSWTVNANWTRNRNKILSLKEGTDNLVIATYQGGVSSNATIGQPFGTIRGAGFTYLNGEKLVGENGLYVPSPATTVIANPNADWTGGISNTVAYKGISLYFLLDVKKGGQLFNLDTYYGFGTGLYPETVGLNDLGNPSRLPIAEGGGIIFEGVKADGSKNDIRVENGEGVYGYNQPQEMHVYDAGFVKLREASLTYSLPAPLVAKVGGIKGVDISLTGRNLWIIKKNVPYADPEDNLSSGNLGQGYMSGSYPTTRNIGFNLRFSF
- a CDS encoding SusD/RagB family nutrient-binding outer membrane lipoprotein, whose translation is MKKALLFCIPAVLFASSCSKLEDYDNINPKAATTAPGVSLVSNAERMLSNTINTPDYNINPFRLYVQYWAETTYPDESQYIIATRQINRNFWDPLYRDVLSDLNEGKRIIAADNLLNADIKANQIACIEVLEVYTWSVLVNTFGDVPYSAALNSENLTPKYDDDKVIYTDLIKRLNTAITSMKSTATGLGTADLYYSGSMARWMKFANSLKLRLALTIADDDAATSKTLAQEAAADLSKLLSSNEDNAKLKYLSAVPNTNPLYVSLVQSGRADFVGANTFIDKLNAWGDPRIDEYFKPFTAATPTTPAVFKGGTYGAPNVYANNSAPGAILEDPTFAGTLMNYAEVEFMLAEAQERGYTIGGTGTAADHYNAGVTASVTEWGGTTAEATAYLKNPTVAYATAKPNGGTAPATWQEKIGYQKWVALYNNPVEAWKEWRRLDSPKLEKPAKAISEIPLRLPYPTTEANLNGANYNAASAAIGGDVVTSRIFWDKK